The Treponema sp. OMZ 790 genome includes the window TTTGTCCCACTTTGATTTTGCCGTAGTCAATCTTATAGATTCCGTATTCGGTAAATTTATCGATGCTTCTTCTTTATCGTTTTTGCTGTCGGCTGTTTTTATATCGTGTTCTTTTTCCGGCTTATTGTCCGAACAAGCTGCCGCAACAAGAATAAAACTTATAAAAATTACAGCCTTTTTTAGTTTTTTAATATCCATAAAGCAAAACCTCTCATTAAAATTATTAAATACCTAAGACTATGATGACGGTTTTTCAACATGATGTCAAGGGTCAATCGATTTGAAAGATAAAAGGAAATTATAATCTCTTTTAAATTTGCATTCCAAACATTTATATGATATAATTTTTCTTGCATTTATGTATAAATCTTTGTATAGAGGTTAATTCTATGAAAAAGATACTGCTTATCCCTGACTCCTTTAAGGGAACAATGAGCTCGGCTCGAATATGCACCTTGATGAAAAACTCGGTACATGAAATTTTCCCTGAGGCTCATGTTCTTTCAATCCCTGTAGCTGACGGAGGGGAGGGCAGTGTCGATGCTTTTTTAGAAGCCGCAGGCGGAATAAAAAAAACGGTTAAAGTGAAAAATCCTTTTTTTGAAGAAATGAAGAGCTTTTACGGTATTTTAAAAAATGAGAATACGAATGCCGAAAAGACCGCCGTAATTGAAATGGCCGCCTGTGCAGGCCTCCCCCTTGCCGTGGGAAGGCTTAACCCTTCTCTTACTACAACCTATGGGGCAGGGGAACTCATAGCCGATGCCCTCGAAAACGGCTGTACAAATATTATAATCGGTCTGGGCGGCAGTGCTACAAACGATGGGGGCTGCGGAGCTGCGGCTGCCTTGGGAGTAAAGTTTTTTGACAAGGAGGGCAAAAGTTTTGTTCCGACAGGCGGAACATTAAAAAACATTGAGCGCATAGATATGTCGAGCTTAAACCCTCTTGTAAAAAAAGCAAGGTTTACGACCATGTGCGATATAGATAACCCTCTTTTCGGGAAAAACGGAGCCGCCTATATCTTCGGCCCGCAAAAAGGTGCAGATCCTAAAATGGTTGAAGAACTTGACCAAGGCCTTAAACACCTGGCTTTAATTGCAGAAAGAACCGAAGCTTTCAATTCCTATTCCAAAGCTGCTGAAATCCCCGGTGCAGGGGCCGCCGGAGGAATGGGCTACGGTACTCTAATCTTTTTAGGTTCCGAATTAAAAATGGGTATTGAGATTGTTCTTGATACCGTTGATTTTGATAAAAAGCTCAACGAAGCCTCCTTTGTTTTTACGGGAGAAGGAAAATTAGACAGTCAAAGTTTAAGAGGAAAAGTCATTGTAGGTGTTGCCAAAAGAGCCAAAAAGAAAAATGTGCCTGTTATAGCCGTTGTCGGTGATGCGGAAAACGGAATAGAGCCTGTTTATGATATGGGTGTCTCTGCCGTATTCAGCATAAACCGCTTAGCTGTTCCTTTCAGCCAAGCACAAAAAACGGCTGAAACTGATTTGATATCAACAATGAAGGATATCTTGCGTTTAATCAAAAAACTAAAATGATGCTCTCATAAAAAAAGGGATTTACATTCATAATTTGTAAATCCCTTTTTATTTATTAAAGAAGTTTTATTCTCCTACTTTCGGATCAGAACCAAACTCGTTATCGCCTTTTGTTCCTTCGGTTGCCATCAAAACGATCATCCATATAGGACCAACTAACGGAATAAAAGATATAAATATCCAATACCAAGGCTTATCTATATCATGTAACCGCCTTATTTGTACTGCAAGAGAGGGTAAAAATACGGCTAAACCGTATAAATATC containing:
- a CDS encoding glycerate kinase codes for the protein MKKILLIPDSFKGTMSSARICTLMKNSVHEIFPEAHVLSIPVADGGEGSVDAFLEAAGGIKKTVKVKNPFFEEMKSFYGILKNENTNAEKTAVIEMAACAGLPLAVGRLNPSLTTTYGAGELIADALENGCTNIIIGLGGSATNDGGCGAAAALGVKFFDKEGKSFVPTGGTLKNIERIDMSSLNPLVKKARFTTMCDIDNPLFGKNGAAYIFGPQKGADPKMVEELDQGLKHLALIAERTEAFNSYSKAAEIPGAGAAGGMGYGTLIFLGSELKMGIEIVLDTVDFDKKLNEASFVFTGEGKLDSQSLRGKVIVGVAKRAKKKNVPVIAVVGDAENGIEPVYDMGVSAVFSINRLAVPFSQAQKTAETDLISTMKDILRLIKKLK
- a CDS encoding DUF805 domain-containing protein, which gives rise to MNYYLDVLKKYVVFEGRARRKEYWMFVLFNAVIVLIISILDFVLGTGFLGYLYGLAVFLPSLAVQIRRLHDIDKPWYWIFISFIPLVGPIWMIVLMATEGTKGDNEFGSDPKVGE